One Candidatus Taylorbacteria bacterium genomic window, AAAAGTTTGAGCTCCGCGTAGCGGATTTTGATGTAAAAGAAGGGGACACGCTTTTGCTTGAAGAATGGAATCCGAAAACAAAAAAATATACTGGCAGAACGTTGGAGAAAAAAGTTACCTACATTTTGAAATTTGACCTCGACAAATTCGGCCAGAAAGAGCTTATTTTGAAACGTGGTCTTTACGTTCTGCAATTTTGACGAAAAATAAATTTTTGATTTTTGATTCATAAAAAAAGGTAAAGCCGTCCGCCCTCGGCTTTCACCCGAGGTTTTTTTATGCTCGCAAGG contains:
- a CDS encoding DUF3850 domain-containing protein, with translation MAIVKKKIHSDFFELIAVGKKKFELRVADFDVKEGDTLLLEEWNPKTKKYTGRTLEKKVTYILKFDLDKFGQKELILKRGLYVLQF